The Candidatus Phaeomarinobacter ectocarpi genome includes a region encoding these proteins:
- a CDS encoding GNAT family N-acetyltransferase has product MELETDRMTFRPFQPGDWQDLRAIQADARATDTLSADGKPFPEQKSRDAARTWAAHWDLHGFGIWHITDKETDRFCAYAGLRLVLFYGKPIVELAYAVAPDFWKQGRGHEFARPCVDDVFERTGLEEAWCFTLVRNTASQKVMQGAGFVFTHHGDHVGLPHFFCKMNRDQWGGPRQVTP; this is encoded by the coding sequence ATGGAGCTTGAGACCGACCGCATGACCTTCCGTCCATTCCAGCCGGGTGACTGGCAGGATCTCAGAGCCATTCAGGCCGATGCACGCGCGACCGATACCCTGTCCGCCGACGGCAAGCCCTTTCCCGAGCAAAAGAGCCGTGATGCCGCGCGCACATGGGCGGCCCACTGGGACCTCCATGGGTTTGGCATCTGGCACATCACCGACAAGGAGACGGACCGGTTTTGTGCCTATGCCGGACTGCGGCTTGTGCTGTTTTACGGCAAGCCAATTGTGGAACTGGCCTATGCAGTGGCGCCTGATTTCTGGAAGCAGGGGCGGGGTCACGAGTTTGCACGGCCCTGCGTGGACGATGTGTTTGAGCGCACCGGCCTTGAAGAAGCATGGTGTTTCACGCTCGTACGCAACACTGCCTCACAGAAAGTCATGCAGGGCGCAGGCTTCGTGTTCACCCATCACGGGGACCACGTCGGTCTGCCGCATTTCTTCTGCAAGATGAACCGGGACCAGTGGGGCGGTCCACGCCAGGTCACACCGTAG
- a CDS encoding patatin-like phospholipase family protein, which translates to MTRPRIGLALGGGVARGWAHIGIMRVLMEEGIKPDIIAGTSIGAVVGGCYSAGKLDEIEAWARSLTPRRVLGLLDMTFGGSGLLSGMKLARLLEDDLGDVELQELGTRFIAVATELATGHEIWLREGKLVPALRASYALPAVFTPVKIEDRWLVDGALVNPVPASVCRAFGARLVIAVSLSSDTYGLGMVTEGEQIDKLDFGYDEQQNGGGASLARAMVSRATRPDRALVRQLFGWDKKTPGITTVMMGALNIIQDRLARMRLAGDPPDVMVAPRIGHISLSDFHKADECIKLGEEAAREAMPVIREAMDFLSGKPDMPGEPVSE; encoded by the coding sequence ATGACGCGACCCCGAATTGGCTTGGCACTTGGCGGCGGCGTCGCGCGCGGCTGGGCGCATATCGGCATCATGCGGGTGTTGATGGAAGAAGGTATCAAGCCGGACATTATTGCGGGTACCTCCATCGGGGCTGTTGTGGGCGGCTGTTACTCCGCCGGCAAGCTGGATGAAATCGAGGCCTGGGCCCGTAGCCTCACACCCCGCCGTGTCCTGGGATTGCTCGACATGACCTTTGGCGGGTCTGGTCTTTTGTCCGGCATGAAGCTCGCCCGGCTCCTGGAAGATGATCTGGGAGACGTCGAACTACAGGAACTGGGCACGCGCTTCATTGCCGTCGCGACGGAGCTGGCAACCGGTCATGAGATCTGGCTGCGGGAGGGAAAGCTCGTTCCCGCCCTGCGGGCGTCCTATGCCCTGCCCGCTGTCTTCACGCCGGTCAAAATCGAAGATCGCTGGCTGGTGGATGGGGCGCTGGTGAACCCGGTCCCGGCCTCCGTATGCCGTGCGTTCGGCGCGCGCCTCGTGATTGCCGTGTCCCTGTCCTCTGACACCTATGGGCTTGGCATGGTCACCGAAGGTGAACAGATAGACAAGCTGGACTTTGGATATGACGAACAGCAAAACGGCGGCGGCGCATCCCTCGCCCGTGCCATGGTCTCCCGCGCCACGCGGCCTGACCGCGCGCTGGTACGTCAGCTTTTTGGCTGGGACAAAAAAACGCCTGGCATCACGACAGTGATGATGGGCGCCCTCAACATTATTCAGGACCGCCTCGCACGCATGCGCCTTGCCGGTGATCCACCCGATGTGATGGTGGCTCCACGTATCGGCCACATCTCCCTGAGCGATTTTCACAAGGCAGACGAGTGCATCAAGCTAGGCGAAGAAGCCGCGCGGGAGGCCATGCCGGTGATCCGGGAGGCCATGGATTTCCTCAGTGGCAAACCCGACATGCCCGGCGAACCGGTTTCGGAGTAG
- a CDS encoding glutathione S-transferase family protein, with translation MAIDLYTAATPNGWKASIMVEELKEAGAALPAVSVHTIDLRNGDQFSDAFTAINANQKIPAIIHDGRAIMESCAILEYLAEQFPTPLLPLDERKWDVVPWLYWQAANLGPTFGNKLSYTRYMDDVEPIKKEHPLTRFNNEAQRLVAILESRLEAHDFICGNEFTVADISIWPWVRGWKWSKVDITKSPRLMAWVDRVRARPGVERGIAYGVPKDEIDQWSAERKAQYAKSGASIASNTPQKST, from the coding sequence ATGGCCATCGACCTTTACACCGCGGCCACACCGAATGGCTGGAAGGCCTCGATCATGGTGGAAGAACTCAAGGAGGCCGGTGCAGCGCTGCCAGCGGTCTCGGTCCACACCATCGACCTGCGCAATGGAGATCAGTTTTCCGACGCCTTCACCGCCATCAATGCAAATCAGAAAATTCCGGCGATCATCCATGATGGCCGGGCCATAATGGAAAGCTGCGCCATTCTGGAATATCTGGCGGAGCAATTCCCGACCCCGCTTCTGCCTTTGGATGAGCGCAAGTGGGATGTGGTGCCATGGCTCTATTGGCAAGCAGCCAATCTCGGCCCGACGTTCGGAAACAAGCTCAGCTACACGCGCTACATGGACGACGTGGAGCCGATCAAGAAAGAGCACCCGCTGACGCGCTTCAACAATGAAGCACAACGTCTTGTTGCGATTCTGGAATCGCGGCTTGAAGCCCACGACTTCATCTGTGGAAATGAGTTTACCGTCGCCGACATTTCCATCTGGCCATGGGTGCGCGGCTGGAAATGGAGCAAGGTGGACATCACCAAGTCCCCCCGCCTCATGGCGTGGGTGGACCGTGTAAGGGCGCGTCCAGGTGTTGAACGCGGCATTGCCTATGGTGTGCCAAAGGACGAGATCGACCAATGGAGCGCAGAACGCAAAGCTCAATACGCCAAGTCAGGCGCAAGCATTGCGTCCAATACGCCCCAAAAATCGACCTAA
- a CDS encoding CBS domain-containing protein produces the protein MTVSSILKDKGRDVATITPEATLQDAVNMLAAKRIGAIVVTDFAQRVAGILSERDIVRATSSSGCDALKEPVSAHMTREVVTCSLQDSTERLMEMMTAGRMRHLPVTEDGKLTGIISIGDVVKRRIADAELEAESLKAYIASG, from the coding sequence ATGACTGTATCTAGCATCCTGAAGGACAAGGGTCGGGATGTTGCGACGATTACGCCAGAGGCCACGTTACAGGACGCGGTCAATATGCTGGCGGCAAAGCGCATTGGCGCCATCGTCGTGACCGACTTTGCACAGCGCGTGGCAGGCATCCTGTCTGAACGTGACATTGTGCGGGCGACATCAAGCAGCGGCTGCGATGCGCTCAAAGAACCGGTATCGGCCCATATGACCCGCGAAGTTGTGACCTGCAGCCTGCAGGATTCAACCGAGCGTCTTATGGAAATGATGACGGCAGGGCGCATGCGGCACCTGCCTGTCACAGAAGACGGCAAGCTGACCGGGATCATATCAATCGGTGACGTCGTGAAGCGGCGCATCGCTGATGCGGAACTCGAAGCTGAATCTTTGAAGGCGTATATCGCCAGCGGCTAA
- a CDS encoding DUF2157 domain-containing protein: MILRQQYLKRLKGDLDRWSQRGLVDPAKIPAIIKDAEGTGSGTSLTTILAVLGVVLLGFAAMSFVAANWTEMSKLTKLLMLAFGMWGAVGIAAWRIRVDEEGDEVGRALYTEAAILLAVILFGVSIMLIGQMYHIGGEYSDGLMLWLAGALLTAWLVPSRAALILAIILAPMWSVAVLTEDPSVLHWQFLIPISFASLLAAGMGWRPAAHLIIFAWGVWFFVTAMWLLGHLDWSLDSVMVLATLVALTIFAKGHISLRVIAPFEDAMIHWGLFAAMAVAFWLPLAAEGLLPDEDHYMWLAALLGAAVLGTSGWAFSQSRLLLPDMAVIVGAVLVLIAFPYARLAWGDVIDWLFVIAYFGASVWCVSYGTRTHDRFSINLGFAAFGLMALYVYFETVGTLLDTAAFFAIGGLLLIGLSVGLGRIRTRLLAQQSKSQTEG, translated from the coding sequence ATGATCCTGCGGCAGCAATATCTCAAACGCCTGAAGGGCGATCTCGACCGCTGGTCCCAGCGTGGTCTGGTGGATCCAGCCAAGATCCCCGCCATCATCAAGGACGCTGAAGGCACCGGCAGCGGCACGTCCCTCACCACCATTCTGGCTGTGCTTGGTGTGGTTCTGCTCGGCTTTGCGGCCATGAGCTTTGTGGCCGCCAACTGGACCGAGATGTCGAAGCTCACAAAACTGCTGATGCTGGCATTTGGCATGTGGGGCGCGGTGGGCATTGCCGCATGGCGCATCCGTGTGGATGAGGAAGGCGATGAGGTTGGTCGGGCGCTCTACACCGAAGCAGCCATTCTTCTGGCGGTGATACTGTTCGGTGTCTCGATCATGTTGATCGGCCAGATGTATCACATCGGCGGCGAGTACTCGGACGGCCTGATGCTGTGGCTGGCAGGTGCCTTGCTGACCGCCTGGCTGGTGCCATCACGCGCTGCGCTCATACTGGCCATCATCCTTGCGCCCATGTGGAGCGTCGCCGTCCTGACCGAGGACCCAAGCGTCCTGCACTGGCAGTTCCTGATCCCCATCTCCTTTGCCAGCCTGCTTGCCGCCGGCATGGGGTGGCGCCCGGCGGCTCACCTCATCATCTTTGCCTGGGGTGTCTGGTTCTTCGTGACGGCCATGTGGCTGCTGGGGCACCTCGACTGGTCGCTGGACAGCGTGATGGTGCTGGCAACCCTGGTGGCCCTCACCATCTTCGCCAAGGGGCATATCTCCCTGCGCGTCATTGCTCCCTTTGAGGACGCGATGATCCATTGGGGACTGTTTGCTGCCATGGCCGTGGCGTTCTGGTTGCCTCTGGCAGCAGAAGGTCTGCTGCCCGACGAAGACCATTACATGTGGCTGGCTGCCCTACTTGGCGCTGCTGTGTTGGGGACCAGCGGGTGGGCCTTTTCCCAGTCGCGCCTGCTGTTGCCGGACATGGCCGTGATTGTTGGTGCCGTGCTGGTGCTCATCGCATTTCCCTATGCACGCCTTGCCTGGGGTGACGTCATCGATTGGCTCTTCGTCATTGCCTATTTTGGAGCGTCGGTCTGGTGCGTCAGTTATGGCACCCGCACCCATGACCGCTTCAGCATCAATCTGGGCTTTGCAGCCTTCGGCCTCATGGCGCTTTACGTCTACTTCGAAACAGTAGGCACTTTGCTGGACACCGCCGCCTTCTTTGCCATCGGCGGCCTGCTGCTCATCGGCCTGAGTGTAGGCCTTGGCCGCATCAGGACGCGGCTGCTGGCACAACAATCCAAATCACAGACGGAGGGCTGA
- a CDS encoding GDYXXLXY domain-containing protein, with the protein MTDWLESISRAPYRFWGLILAGVLMTALLGQIVIERITLLSSGTEVRLATAPVDPRDIFRGDYVILTYDISRLPMDSLAEDADDLTAGSPVYVTLTEHADGLWRANGIFPDYPDTEGTAVTIKGRIAWLDRSPTTPTTVAPDVDGITPTPAVPESERCVRCLQATIEYGIESYFVPEGEGRVLEDMRDERSITVIAAVAENGTAAIKGLILDGGDPVYLEPLL; encoded by the coding sequence ATGACGGACTGGCTTGAAAGCATTTCGCGTGCGCCTTACCGGTTCTGGGGCTTGATCCTTGCGGGCGTTTTGATGACCGCCCTGCTGGGCCAGATCGTGATCGAACGCATCACCCTGCTCTCCTCGGGAACGGAAGTCCGGCTGGCGACTGCACCAGTCGATCCGCGCGACATCTTCCGGGGCGACTACGTCATCCTGACTTATGACATCTCACGGCTGCCAATGGACAGCCTTGCAGAAGACGCCGACGACCTGACTGCAGGTAGCCCTGTTTATGTGACGTTAACAGAACATGCAGACGGGCTATGGCGTGCCAACGGTATTTTTCCGGACTACCCGGATACTGAAGGAACCGCAGTCACCATTAAGGGCCGCATAGCATGGTTGGATAGAAGTCCCACCACACCGACCACCGTTGCCCCCGACGTGGACGGCATCACGCCGACGCCAGCCGTACCGGAGTCTGAACGTTGCGTGCGCTGCCTGCAGGCGACAATTGAATACGGGATTGAAAGCTACTTCGTACCGGAAGGCGAAGGGCGTGTACTCGAAGACATGCGCGACGAACGCAGCATAACGGTGATTGCAGCCGTTGCTGAAAACGGAACCGCCGCCATCAAGGGGTTGATCCTCGACGGCGGCGATCCTGTGTATCTGGAGCCTTTGCTCTAG
- a CDS encoding DUF4389 domain-containing protein produces the protein MSDATASNAGETPNEDTTTKRLGSDANGDEALWVRLLFMLGFWFLGNLAFSISIFLGALQFVVILVRGEANEELKTFSRNLIQFVWQCLAYVTFNQDQKPFPLNRFPDTKNDD, from the coding sequence ATGAGCGACGCCACAGCTTCTAACGCCGGTGAAACACCCAACGAAGACACCACCACCAAACGCCTCGGTTCTGATGCCAATGGTGATGAAGCGCTCTGGGTCCGGCTGCTGTTTATGCTTGGTTTCTGGTTCCTCGGAAATCTGGCCTTCTCGATCTCGATTTTCCTCGGTGCCTTGCAGTTCGTGGTGATACTTGTTCGAGGTGAAGCCAATGAAGAACTCAAGACCTTCAGCCGCAACCTCATTCAGTTCGTCTGGCAGTGCCTGGCCTATGTGACGTTCAATCAGGATCAGAAGCCGTTCCCGCTGAACCGCTTCCCGGACACCAAGAACGACGACTAG
- a CDS encoding rhomboid family intramembrane serine protease — protein sequence MNDDLTPSGGSDDRQPPASYPMFRAPTILIGLVAVFIGIHLARELLFDIQADFQFLANFALIPARYGAGPDGAQLVFPYPVWGAVWTPLSYIFLHGGWMHLVFNSVWLLAFGTPVARRLGTFRFIGFFLICGIIAGIVYATAHVGEFVIVVGASGAISGVIAGAALFVFESSGPLARFGFDHSTEALRAIPRRPAHKVLSSGPAMMFVGVWLGLALLMGFLGVGATSETQNIAWEAHIAGFVAGILLFRRFDPGVEADE from the coding sequence GTGAATGACGACCTGACCCCATCGGGGGGTTCCGATGACCGCCAGCCGCCAGCCAGTTATCCCATGTTTCGGGCGCCAACCATCCTGATTGGCCTGGTGGCGGTCTTTATTGGCATTCATCTGGCGCGTGAGCTGTTGTTCGACATACAGGCGGATTTTCAGTTTCTTGCCAATTTTGCGCTCATTCCGGCGCGCTATGGGGCGGGGCCCGACGGGGCGCAGCTGGTCTTTCCCTATCCGGTCTGGGGCGCCGTATGGACTCCGCTCTCCTACATCTTCCTGCATGGCGGCTGGATGCATCTGGTCTTTAACTCGGTCTGGTTGCTGGCTTTCGGCACCCCTGTCGCACGACGGCTGGGGACATTCCGGTTTATCGGGTTTTTCCTGATTTGCGGCATCATTGCCGGGATCGTTTACGCAACGGCCCATGTCGGCGAGTTTGTGATTGTTGTCGGAGCCTCAGGTGCCATTTCCGGCGTCATTGCCGGGGCGGCGCTGTTTGTTTTCGAAAGCAGCGGCCCCCTGGCGCGCTTTGGGTTTGATCACTCAACCGAGGCCCTGCGTGCCATTCCACGCCGCCCTGCCCACAAAGTGCTGTCCAGCGGCCCGGCCATGATGTTTGTTGGGGTCTGGCTCGGACTGGCCTTGCTAATGGGTTTTTTGGGCGTCGGTGCCACATCCGAGACCCAGAACATTGCCTGGGAGGCTCATATTGCGGGCTTCGTTGCGGGGATTTTGCTGTTCCGCCGGTTCGATCCGGGGGTCGAGGCAGATGAATAA
- a CDS encoding 2-hydroxychromene-2-carboxylate isomerase codes for MPATLEFFYDCSSPWTYLAFSRVEDVARRAGATIDWRPVLVGGIFNKVNEAVYEQRANPHPVKGRYYVKDLQDWAKFCGVKIGMPPVFPVRAVDVMRGAIYALDEGKVVDYSRAAFEAYWGDLKDISQPEILNEICDQAGLDWDGFQAAIKSDDAKGRLRANTEEVIERGGFGSPTMFVNKTDMYFGNDRLELVESALKAAGDAA; via the coding sequence GTGCCAGCGACCCTCGAGTTCTTTTACGACTGTTCCAGCCCCTGGACCTATCTGGCCTTCTCTCGGGTGGAAGATGTGGCCAGGCGGGCAGGGGCGACCATCGACTGGCGGCCGGTTCTGGTGGGCGGCATCTTCAACAAGGTTAACGAAGCGGTCTATGAGCAGCGTGCCAATCCGCATCCCGTAAAGGGGCGTTATTACGTTAAGGATTTGCAGGACTGGGCAAAGTTCTGCGGCGTCAAGATCGGCATGCCGCCGGTGTTCCCCGTGCGGGCCGTTGATGTGATGCGTGGGGCCATCTATGCGCTGGATGAAGGCAAGGTCGTGGACTACAGCCGCGCGGCTTTTGAGGCCTATTGGGGTGATCTCAAGGATATCTCGCAGCCTGAAATCCTTAACGAGATCTGCGATCAGGCGGGGCTGGACTGGGACGGGTTCCAGGCGGCCATCAAGTCTGACGATGCCAAGGGTCGTTTGAGAGCCAATACAGAAGAAGTCATTGAGCGTGGTGGCTTTGGCTCGCCAACCATGTTCGTTAACAAGACGGACATGTATTTCGGCAATGACAGGCTGGAACTTGTTGAATCCGCCCTCAAAGCCGCAGGAGATGCCGCGTGA
- the hfaA gene encoding holdfast anchoring protein HfaA, translating into MNDRHQAPPLKTAVSMVNPYSDGTVFHWHGHCSYRSVRYPRTHINEGKRHAMLGSTQNQKKAQKRTEWFAAVAGGVAALGIAALSMTAGEALAANEPWEENYTMNTPYGDQPGETNRAFNPSTRDANGNRVVSNTFTQFSNTAGVAGEGSGVGTSGIFGSALAVGNQLNVVTNGNNNTVIVNSTQINNGDQEAVLNGTLDLD; encoded by the coding sequence ATGAACGATCGCCACCAGGCCCCACCACTGAAAACTGCCGTTTCCATGGTTAATCCGTATTCGGACGGCACGGTTTTTCACTGGCACGGCCATTGCTCCTATCGGTCTGTGCGCTACCCCCGGACGCACATCAACGAAGGAAAGCGACACGCCATGTTGGGCTCTACGCAAAACCAGAAAAAAGCACAGAAGCGTACCGAATGGTTCGCAGCTGTTGCCGGTGGCGTTGCAGCCCTGGGCATTGCAGCCCTGAGCATGACGGCAGGTGAAGCTCTGGCGGCCAACGAGCCGTGGGAAGAGAACTACACCATGAACACCCCATACGGTGATCAGCCGGGCGAAACCAATCGCGCCTTCAACCCGTCAACCCGTGATGCAAATGGGAATCGGGTCGTTTCCAATACGTTCACTCAATTCAGCAACACTGCAGGTGTCGCTGGTGAAGGTTCTGGCGTCGGGACTTCTGGCATCTTCGGCTCTGCGTTGGCCGTCGGTAACCAGCTCAACGTCGTAACCAATGGCAACAACAACACAGTGATCGTCAACTCAACACAAATAAACAATGGCGATCAGGAGGCCGTTCTCAATGGCACGCTCGATCTTGACTAA
- the hfaB gene encoding holdfast anchoring protein HfaB yields the protein MARSILTKSPTKTRTPLRGIALTFGALALAGCISPVAGPSGTYATPIGNAPVISNETPYSTALRCLSRHVRSQGMSGPRIAVGQIADYTGKEEFEGGRKVTQGAALMAISALAKSGVRLVERFDTGVSELELKYANNKLIGDTGEKGAYRQVHAGQIPGSDYYLVGGITELNFNIRSGGLDGLFSEENPLGTTATLVAKQYVLNVGLDLRLVRTSTLEVVDVISYQKQIIGRELRAGVFDFFGGNLIDVGAGEKALEPIQLAVRSVVERAVLEMVGSLYSVGPQTCNGNDPLGGGSLHNNRYVNDLNGSSHAVKVPHATQGHTTQTYAAAPTYNAPAPIQAAPAYPAATPYSPRAVAPQPAPMTTSGGYDYGTRNRPYGWYAGSNGNVDSGLRGSL from the coding sequence ATGGCACGCTCGATCTTGACTAAATCCCCGACAAAGACACGCACCCCGCTTCGCGGCATTGCACTGACGTTTGGCGCGCTGGCTCTGGCCGGCTGCATCAGTCCTGTTGCAGGCCCCAGCGGCACCTACGCGACACCAATCGGCAACGCGCCGGTGATCAGCAACGAAACGCCGTACTCCACGGCACTGCGTTGCCTGTCCCGCCACGTGCGCAGCCAGGGCATGTCCGGTCCGCGCATCGCGGTTGGTCAGATTGCTGACTACACCGGCAAGGAAGAATTTGAAGGCGGCCGCAAGGTCACCCAGGGCGCAGCCCTGATGGCCATCTCCGCCCTTGCCAAGTCCGGCGTTCGTCTCGTCGAACGTTTCGACACAGGCGTCTCCGAGCTTGAGCTGAAATATGCCAACAACAAGCTGATCGGCGACACGGGTGAAAAGGGTGCGTACCGTCAGGTACACGCCGGCCAGATCCCCGGCTCCGACTATTACCTCGTTGGCGGCATCACGGAACTGAACTTCAACATCCGCTCCGGTGGTCTTGACGGTCTGTTCTCTGAAGAAAACCCACTGGGCACAACGGCAACTCTGGTTGCCAAGCAGTATGTGCTGAATGTTGGTCTTGACCTCCGCCTGGTGCGCACATCCACACTCGAAGTTGTGGACGTGATCTCCTACCAGAAGCAGATCATCGGCCGCGAACTGCGCGCAGGTGTGTTTGACTTCTTCGGCGGCAACCTTATCGACGTTGGTGCTGGTGAAAAGGCTCTTGAGCCAATCCAGCTGGCAGTTCGCTCTGTCGTGGAACGTGCCGTGCTTGAGATGGTCGGCAGCCTCTACTCTGTTGGTCCACAGACCTGCAACGGCAACGATCCCCTGGGTGGCGGCAGCCTGCACAACAATCGCTACGTGAACGACCTCAACGGGTCCTCCCACGCAGTGAAGGTTCCCCACGCAACACAGGGTCACACGACCCAGACCTACGCAGCTGCACCGACCTACAATGCACCTGCTCCGATCCAGGCTGCTCCGGCTTACCCCGCAGCAACACCTTACTCCCCCCGTGCAGTAGCTCCACAGCCTGCACCGATGACGACTTCTGGAGGATACGACTATGGCACACGCAATCGCCCGTACGGCTGGTATGCAGGCTCTAATGGCAACGTCGATAGCGGTCTTCGCGGCTCTCTCTAG
- a CDS encoding TetR/AcrR family transcriptional regulator: MAKKPAKKPANASKSAAYHHGDLKRELVAAGRRVLEESGVEGLSLRGVAREAGVSQAAPYHHFADKDALLAAIAAEGFAGLSAEMAKRSSGAKNSGAHMGGLGAGYIVFAFENPELFRLMHGPRFAVAEKYDDLLVIASESFTMLRDGVAACLPGASDADIDTACTAAWSLVHGASMLIVDKRIEAGSTVEEIAAFADTLTSQLPVSRPR; encoded by the coding sequence ATGGCGAAGAAACCGGCGAAAAAACCTGCAAATGCGAGCAAATCTGCGGCTTACCACCATGGCGACCTGAAGCGGGAGCTGGTGGCTGCAGGGCGGCGTGTGCTGGAGGAAAGCGGCGTTGAAGGTCTCTCCCTGCGCGGCGTGGCGCGGGAGGCCGGGGTCAGCCAGGCCGCGCCCTACCATCACTTTGCAGACAAGGATGCACTTCTGGCCGCCATCGCAGCTGAAGGGTTTGCCGGATTATCTGCCGAGATGGCGAAACGGTCGTCGGGGGCTAAAAACTCCGGCGCCCATATGGGTGGCCTGGGCGCTGGCTATATCGTTTTCGCGTTTGAGAATCCGGAACTGTTTCGCCTGATGCATGGTCCGCGCTTTGCCGTCGCCGAGAAATATGACGATCTGCTCGTCATTGCGTCTGAAAGCTTCACTATGCTGCGTGACGGCGTTGCGGCCTGCCTGCCAGGCGCAAGTGATGCGGACATCGACACCGCCTGCACAGCCGCCTGGTCGCTCGTGCATGGGGCGTCCATGCTCATTGTCGATAAGCGCATAGAGGCGGGCAGCACCGTCGAAGAGATTGCTGCTTTTGCCGATACCCTGACGTCGCAGTTGCCTGTCTCACGGCCGCGCTGA
- a CDS encoding carotenoid oxygenase family protein, which yields MTKDSNSQSASQPAGQSTGLTRRRALLTGTGAAAAALIPMSAQLSTRGFMSSAHASTTTKAAPHWMTLLGVSEQGGRNYVPEIEGTLPADMSGTLYRNGPGLFERNGYRKQHLLDGDGLVQRLAIRDGKAHYSNAFVDTPKLQAEEEAGKYLHATWTTRRPGGVLSNLMGGDISSQAGVTVYPVNGKIAARDEGGATFLLDPETLETRSTLPTSAISGGYKAHAKLDPTTNEWILAGQGFGPTMSLHVSVYKPSMELATEFSFDSPRQVYIHDFFATKSSIIFVLHPCNFSPVGFLAGFNSVTDSLTFDKSQGTILAVVPKSGGDPKFFDVPGSFMWHALNSYEAGDEIIADFVGYDDPDHFIGDNPFFKQIMNGKMGNAQRPGTIRRYVMSLSTGKAREEILDTDNHEFPMTDPRVQLGAHKVGYYAVGGIGGVNSGVKRMDMQSGKTQVFDFGIDNAQVGEPVFVARDEQSGAIDDGWLIAQCLDAKSERTFFGVFDANAVDAGPLAKIWLSHHVPISFHGGWAA from the coding sequence ATGACCAAGGACTCCAACAGCCAGTCGGCCAGCCAACCAGCAGGCCAGTCAACGGGATTGACCCGCCGCCGTGCTCTTCTCACCGGCACAGGTGCCGCCGCGGCCGCCTTGATCCCCATGTCCGCTCAGTTGTCGACCAGAGGTTTCATGTCATCAGCACACGCATCAACAACCACGAAAGCGGCCCCTCACTGGATGACCCTGCTGGGGGTCTCTGAACAGGGCGGCCGCAACTATGTGCCCGAAATCGAAGGCACCCTCCCCGCGGACATGTCCGGCACGCTCTACCGCAACGGGCCCGGCCTGTTTGAGCGCAACGGCTACCGCAAGCAGCACCTGCTGGACGGCGACGGGCTGGTGCAGCGCCTGGCGATCCGCGACGGCAAGGCCCATTACTCAAACGCCTTCGTCGACACGCCGAAACTGCAGGCCGAGGAAGAAGCCGGCAAGTACCTGCACGCCACCTGGACGACACGCCGCCCCGGCGGCGTCCTGTCCAATCTCATGGGCGGCGACATTTCAAGTCAGGCCGGTGTGACGGTCTATCCCGTGAACGGCAAGATCGCCGCGCGCGATGAAGGTGGGGCGACGTTCCTGCTCGATCCTGAAACCCTCGAGACGCGCTCCACCCTCCCCACCTCTGCCATCTCCGGCGGGTACAAGGCGCACGCCAAACTGGACCCCACCACCAATGAATGGATTCTGGCCGGTCAGGGATTTGGCCCCACCATGTCGCTGCATGTGTCCGTCTACAAACCGTCCATGGAGCTGGCGACCGAGTTCAGCTTTGACTCACCGCGACAGGTCTACATCCATGATTTCTTCGCCACGAAGTCCAGCATCATCTTTGTGCTGCACCCGTGTAATTTCTCGCCGGTCGGATTCCTGGCAGGCTTCAACAGCGTTACGGATAGCCTGACTTTCGACAAGTCGCAGGGCACCATTCTGGCGGTTGTGCCCAAGTCCGGCGGCGACCCGAAGTTCTTTGATGTGCCCGGCTCGTTCATGTGGCACGCCCTGAACTCATATGAGGCAGGAGATGAAATCATCGCGGACTTTGTCGGCTACGATGACCCGGACCACTTCATCGGCGACAACCCGTTCTTCAAGCAGATCATGAACGGCAAGATGGGCAACGCCCAGCGCCCCGGCACCATCCGTCGCTATGTCATGTCACTGAGCACCGGCAAGGCGCGCGAAGAAATTCTTGATACGGACAATCACGAGTTCCCCATGACGGATCCCCGTGTTCAGCTTGGCGCACATAAGGTCGGCTACTATGCAGTTGGCGGCATTGGTGGCGTGAACAGCGGCGTCAAGCGCATGGACATGCAGTCGGGCAAAACGCAGGTGTTTGATTTCGGCATCGACAATGCGCAGGTCGGCGAGCCCGTGTTTGTGGCCCGCGATGAACAGTCCGGCGCCATTGACGATGGCTGGCTGATCGCCCAGTGCCTTGACGCAAAGAGCGAGCGCACCTTCTTTGGTGTGTTTGATGCCAATGCCGTTGACGCAGGGCCACTGGCAAAAATCTGGCTCAGCCACCACGTACCGATTTCTTTTCACGGCGGCTGGGCAGCCTGA